The following are encoded in a window of Ruminiclostridium herbifermentans genomic DNA:
- a CDS encoding methyl-accepting chemotaxis protein, with translation MKFIQSIISIIKKPFRKKSSKAIKIKNVSGLFKRNKLNTAKTNKATTSPLYSFLRKIRIQTRLILSFVLIILLLLVFTSVYTYNKSSTAINDNVKSYSQQVLNQTSTILANNIKNFEDFASDLAINNSLQGSLELYANGNEDVRFDEKQKIIDAFQSSISNNDAIKTFGLYATKDYETILGNSSILEHNKEILDSTHDEKTTKWVQYSSNGQKVVGLSKSIFSIITGDYLGVITQIPDESLFTGSYKDLDIGVDKVTGEPFDIFIVAKDGVVISSRSANFPVFESNDISKAIAKKITELNTSTGNFESICNEENCLITFSSLKINGWYIVSVIPFYYLNSTADDLRTNIIIFGIICILIAVLISLLISKSISIPSVNLVHYMKKAKDGDLTISITDNGNDELSDISRNFNSMLININALVEKVKQSAQKILDFSNKIAISSSESNNLSQQVSITIKQIAEGANEQANDINDGVETMSILSNEINVVGDNMKEVAEVVGHTKALSEGASEVVNALNIKSHQTNSASDRIVKNITELSSSMKEIQKIVKVIVGISEQTNLLSLNASIEAARAGEAGKGFAIVASEVKKLADHSKSASVNISEIISKAQLKTEQAVAEATSSSLLIQEQLQTVNEADHTFKTIFTSMDKIIESMDRMSQSVSSIMNSKENVLESMQSISAVAEQSAVTSGEIFESTLTQMNASKELAEYANTLQAMSDDLEKAISIFKI, from the coding sequence ATGAAATTTATACAAAGTATCATATCGATTATTAAAAAGCCATTTAGAAAAAAATCGTCAAAAGCCATAAAAATAAAAAATGTTAGTGGATTATTCAAAAGAAATAAATTAAATACTGCTAAAACCAATAAAGCAACTACTTCTCCCTTGTACAGTTTCTTAAGAAAAATTAGAATTCAAACAAGGCTTATTTTGTCATTTGTCCTTATAATTCTTCTTTTATTGGTATTTACATCAGTATATACATATAATAAATCATCTACGGCAATTAATGATAATGTAAAAAGCTATTCTCAACAAGTTTTAAATCAAACTAGTACTATTCTTGCAAACAACATTAAAAATTTTGAGGATTTTGCTTCTGATCTCGCTATTAATAATTCCTTACAGGGTTCTTTGGAATTATATGCAAATGGTAATGAAGATGTTCGTTTCGATGAAAAGCAAAAAATAATTGATGCCTTTCAGTCAAGTATTTCTAATAATGATGCTATTAAAACATTCGGTTTGTATGCTACAAAAGATTATGAGACTATATTAGGTAATTCATCCATTCTAGAACATAATAAAGAAATTTTAGATTCAACTCATGATGAAAAAACTACTAAGTGGGTTCAGTACTCTTCAAATGGCCAAAAAGTAGTTGGTTTAAGTAAATCTATATTTTCTATTATAACTGGTGATTACTTAGGAGTTATAACTCAAATACCTGATGAGAGTTTATTTACTGGCAGCTATAAGGACTTAGATATAGGTGTAGATAAAGTTACTGGCGAACCTTTTGATATATTTATTGTAGCTAAAGATGGAGTAGTTATTTCTTCGAGAAGTGCTAATTTCCCAGTATTTGAATCAAACGATATATCAAAAGCTATTGCTAAGAAGATTACTGAGTTAAATACTTCAACTGGTAATTTTGAGTCCATATGTAATGAAGAAAACTGTTTAATAACATTTTCTTCACTAAAAATAAACGGCTGGTATATAGTTTCAGTTATTCCATTTTATTATTTAAATAGTACAGCTGATGATTTAAGAACTAACATAATCATATTTGGTATTATATGCATATTAATTGCTGTTTTAATATCATTGTTAATTTCAAAGAGTATATCAATACCATCTGTTAATCTCGTACATTATATGAAAAAGGCAAAAGATGGTGACTTAACAATTTCTATTACAGATAATGGTAATGATGAATTATCAGATATTAGCAGGAACTTCAACTCCATGCTGATTAATATAAATGCTCTAGTTGAGAAAGTTAAACAATCTGCTCAGAAGATTCTCGACTTTTCAAATAAGATTGCAATTTCATCAAGCGAAAGTAATAATCTTTCTCAGCAGGTTTCTATTACAATCAAGCAAATCGCTGAAGGTGCAAATGAGCAAGCTAATGATATTAACGATGGCGTTGAAACAATGAGTATACTATCTAATGAAATTAATGTTGTGGGCGACAATATGAAAGAAGTAGCCGAAGTTGTAGGACATACCAAAGCATTAAGTGAAGGTGCTTCTGAGGTAGTTAATGCTCTAAATATTAAATCACATCAAACTAATTCTGCTTCAGATAGAATAGTTAAGAACATTACTGAATTAAGTTCTAGTATGAAAGAAATTCAAAAAATTGTAAAAGTTATAGTTGGTATATCTGAACAAACAAATTTACTTTCTTTAAATGCTTCTATTGAAGCTGCAAGAGCAGGCGAAGCTGGTAAAGGTTTTGCAATCGTTGCATCTGAGGTTAAGAAACTTGCTGATCATTCAAAATCAGCTTCAGTAAATATCAGTGAAATTATATCTAAGGCTCAGTTGAAAACTGAGCAAGCTGTGGCAGAAGCAACAAGTTCTAGCTTACTAATTCAAGAGCAATTACAGACCGTTAATGAAGCAGATCATACCTTTAAGACTATATTTACATCAATGGATAAAATTATTGAAAGTATGGATAGAATGTCACAGTCTGTATCAAGCATAATGAATTCAAAAGAAAATGTTCTTGAATCTATGCAAAGCATATCAGCTGTTGCTGAACAGTCGGCTGTTACAAGCGGCGAAATATTTGAAAGTACACTTACTCAGATGAATGCTTCTAAAGAATTAGCCGAGTATGCTAACACTTTACAAGCAATGTCTGATGATTTAGAAAAAGCTATATCAATATTTAAGATATAA
- a CDS encoding SGNH/GDSL hydrolase family protein encodes MGLITKFPKHTIPKTVTPSAIMPLGDSITDGFNVAGGYRIKLWNTIESNGQKVDFVGSMSNGPAELPDKNHEGHSGWRIDQIDAKINEWMTTYKPEIVLLHIGTNDIAQSYSVASAPDRLSALIDKICAKLPANGKVYVSSIIPLAMGNMNSQVVNYNNKIHGIVKSKADAGKPVYFVEMYSKITTSDLADGVHCNRTGYEKMADVWYEAIKNDLPK; translated from the coding sequence TTGGGTCTCATAACAAAATTTCCTAAACATACTATTCCTAAAACAGTTACTCCTAGCGCTATTATGCCTTTAGGAGATTCAATAACGGATGGCTTTAATGTAGCTGGCGGTTATCGAATTAAATTATGGAATACTATTGAAAGTAATGGGCAGAAAGTTGATTTTGTAGGCTCAATGTCAAATGGACCAGCAGAACTTCCAGACAAGAATCATGAAGGACATTCAGGATGGCGTATTGATCAGATTGATGCAAAAATCAATGAATGGATGACTACATATAAGCCTGAGATTGTTTTGTTACATATCGGTACAAATGATATAGCTCAAAGTTATAGTGTAGCAAGTGCTCCTGACAGACTAAGCGCATTAATAGATAAAATATGTGCAAAGCTGCCTGCTAATGGTAAAGTATATGTTTCATCAATCATTCCATTAGCCATGGGAAATATGAATTCTCAAGTAGTAAACTATAACAATAAGATACATGGTATTGTTAAATCAAAGGCAGATGCAGGAAAACCTGTTTATTTCGTTGAGATGTATAGTAAAATTACTACTAGCGATTTAGCTGACGGTGTTCATTGCAATAGAACTGGTTATGAGAAAATGGCTGATGTTTGGTATGAAGCAATCAAAAATGATTTGCCTAAATAA
- a CDS encoding flavodoxin domain-containing protein has protein sequence MLEIKKNIYWCGIRDWGLGVFHGHELSTHRASSYNSYLIKDKKTVLVDTVWDPYKEKFIEDLERNVGLTNIDAIVINHVEPDHGGSLGLIMEKIPNTPMYCTKNGAEIIKRYFGKEWNFNIVKTGDVLDLGEYKLNFVDMQMIHWPDSMLEYVDGAKLLLSNDAFGQHYCGKSIFNDENDQCEISQEAIKYYANILGPFKPLITKKIEQILAMNLDVDMIAPSHGIIWRTNPAQIIENYLEWSKPDYNEGYAVIIYDTMYHATRDMAEAIAKGLEEGGVKYKLFNAATKDRSDLNVEIFKSNAVILGSCTVNNSVLRATASLLDEIKGLKVKNKLAFAFGAYGWSGEAHKIISQKLSEAGLTLCGEPIGVRYKASPEEIEKCIEAGRNIAKQLKA, from the coding sequence ATGCTAGAGATTAAAAAAAATATATACTGGTGTGGCATTAGGGATTGGGGACTTGGAGTTTTCCATGGACATGAGCTTTCAACACATAGAGCTTCTTCTTATAACTCATATTTGATTAAGGATAAAAAGACTGTTCTTGTTGATACAGTATGGGATCCATATAAAGAGAAGTTTATTGAAGATTTAGAAAGAAATGTTGGACTAACAAATATAGATGCTATTGTAATTAATCACGTTGAACCTGATCATGGCGGCAGCTTAGGGCTAATTATGGAAAAAATACCAAATACCCCTATGTATTGTACTAAGAATGGTGCTGAAATAATAAAAAGATATTTCGGTAAGGAATGGAATTTTAACATTGTAAAAACTGGTGATGTATTAGATTTGGGAGAATACAAGCTGAATTTTGTTGATATGCAGATGATTCATTGGCCTGATAGCATGTTGGAATATGTTGATGGTGCAAAGCTTTTGCTATCAAATGATGCGTTTGGACAGCATTATTGTGGTAAAAGTATTTTTAATGATGAGAATGACCAGTGTGAAATAAGTCAAGAAGCAATTAAATATTATGCAAATATATTAGGGCCTTTTAAACCTCTAATTACAAAGAAAATAGAACAAATATTGGCAATGAATTTAGATGTAGATATGATTGCTCCAAGTCATGGTATTATATGGAGGACAAATCCTGCACAAATAATTGAAAATTATCTTGAGTGGTCTAAACCAGATTATAACGAAGGATATGCAGTAATTATCTACGATACAATGTACCATGCAACAAGGGATATGGCTGAAGCCATTGCAAAGGGATTAGAGGAAGGTGGAGTTAAATACAAATTATTTAATGCTGCTACAAAGGATAGAAGTGATTTGAATGTAGAGATATTCAAATCAAATGCAGTTATTCTTGGTAGTTGTACTGTTAATAATTCTGTTTTAAGAGCAACAGCTTCCTTGCTTGATGAGATAAAGGGCTTAAAGGTTAAAAATAAGCTGGCATTTGCTTTTGGAGCTTATGGATGGAGTGGTGAGGCTCATAAAATAATTAGCCAGAAGCTTAGTGAAGCAGGGTTGACATTATGTGGAGAACCTATTGGTGTTAGATATAAGGCGTCTCCTGAAGAAATTGAAAAATGTATTGAGGCAGGAAGAAATATTGCTAAACAACTAAAGGCTTAA
- a CDS encoding dockerin type I repeat-containing protein — MFLVLCICLSVCSICNLGNQAIAASQIGLIGDLNGDGAIDALDYSLTKQLLLGLITDLPVEDDLYAADVDGDGSVTALDLSL; from the coding sequence ATGTTTTTGGTATTATGTATTTGCTTAAGTGTATGTTCTATATGTAATTTAGGTAATCAAGCTATTGCGGCATCACAAATTGGACTTATTGGGGATTTAAATGGAGATGGTGCCATTGATGCACTTGATTATTCCTTAACAAAGCAACTTCTTCTAGGTTTAATTACTGATTTACCTGTAGAGGATGATTTGTATGCTGCTGATGTTGATGGTGATGGAAGTGTAACTGCATTGGACTTATCATTATAA
- a CDS encoding xylulokinase, whose product MKAELKLVRDEVIQKIKDGKTVLGIELGSTRIKAVLTDDKHVPIASGSYEWENHLEDNIWTYRLDDVWTGIQKSYQRLAEEVKEKYDAPLEQLSAIGFSAMMHGYLPFDKDGNQLVPFRTWRNTITEKAAEELTKRFRFNIPQRWSIAHLYQAILNEEKHVKDIHFLTTLAGYVHWKLTGQKVLGVGDASGMFPIDSSTCNYNEKMLQQFDELVGSKNLSLSIRDILPKVLMAGEFAGSLTEEGAKLLDVTGQLKPGIPLCPPEGDAGTGMTATNSVAEHTGNVSAGTSIFAMIVLEKELSQVYPEIDIVTTPSGKTVAMVHCNNCTSDLDAWIGLLSEFATVLGSDISKPLLYDTLYGKALEGDADCGQLLAYNYLSGEPITNMKEGRPLFVRVPDSKFTLANFMRVHLYSTLATLKLGMDMLFEKEHVYLEQLMGHGGLFKTKEVGQKLMADAINVPVAVLDTAGEGGAWGIALLAAYMKYKEQDEKLEDYLAKRVFADKSGSCIKPDAKNVQDFNLFMKRYSEGLTVERAAVASIK is encoded by the coding sequence ATGAAAGCAGAACTAAAATTGGTTAGAGACGAAGTTATTCAAAAAATTAAAGACGGAAAAACAGTTTTAGGTATTGAATTGGGGTCTACACGTATAAAGGCAGTATTAACGGATGACAAACATGTACCTATAGCTTCTGGTAGCTATGAATGGGAAAATCATTTAGAGGATAATATTTGGACATATCGTCTAGATGATGTATGGACAGGTATTCAAAAAAGTTATCAAAGGTTGGCTGAAGAAGTAAAGGAAAAGTATGATGCACCGCTAGAACAACTTAGTGCCATTGGTTTTTCAGCTATGATGCACGGTTATCTGCCATTTGATAAAGACGGAAACCAATTAGTACCGTTCCGCACCTGGCGTAATACCATTACTGAAAAGGCTGCTGAGGAATTAACAAAACGCTTTAGATTTAATATCCCGCAGCGTTGGAGTATTGCACATCTTTATCAAGCAATACTTAATGAAGAGAAACATGTAAAGGATATTCATTTTTTAACAACTCTTGCTGGTTACGTGCATTGGAAATTAACTGGTCAAAAGGTGCTTGGTGTTGGAGATGCATCAGGTATGTTCCCAATTGACAGTAGTACCTGCAATTACAATGAAAAAATGCTTCAGCAGTTTGACGAACTTGTTGGTAGTAAAAATTTGTCGTTAAGTATTAGAGATATTTTACCAAAGGTACTGATGGCAGGTGAATTTGCTGGATCTCTGACAGAAGAGGGGGCAAAGCTTTTGGATGTAACTGGACAATTGAAGCCAGGTATTCCTTTGTGCCCACCAGAGGGTGACGCTGGAACGGGGATGACAGCTACAAATAGTGTGGCTGAACATACAGGAAATGTGTCTGCTGGAACTTCTATTTTTGCTATGATTGTGTTGGAAAAAGAGTTATCACAGGTTTATCCTGAAATTGATATTGTAACTACACCAAGCGGCAAAACGGTGGCTATGGTTCATTGCAATAACTGTACTTCAGATCTTGATGCTTGGATAGGGCTTCTATCGGAATTTGCCACTGTTTTAGGAAGTGATATAAGTAAGCCGCTTCTATATGATACTTTGTACGGTAAAGCACTTGAAGGTGATGCAGATTGTGGACAACTACTGGCTTATAATTATTTGTCTGGAGAGCCTATTACAAATATGAAGGAAGGGCGTCCATTATTTGTACGTGTACCGGATAGCAAATTTACGCTTGCCAATTTTATGCGTGTTCATTTGTATTCAACACTTGCTACATTAAAGTTGGGGATGGATATGCTATTTGAAAAGGAGCATGTCTACCTTGAACAGCTTATGGGACATGGCGGTTTGTTTAAAACAAAAGAAGTAGGACAAAAGCTGATGGCAGATGCCATTAATGTTCCTGTTGCAGTGCTGGATACAGCAGGCGAGGGCGGTGCATGGGGTATTGCACTGTTAGCAGCTTATATGAAATATAAAGAACAGGATGAAAAGCTGGAAGATTATTTGGCAAAGAGGGTATTTGCAGATAAATCAGGTAGTTGCATAAAGCCCGATGCCAAAAATGTTCAGGACTTTAATTTATTTATGAAACGCTATTCTGAAGGGCTTACAGTTGAGAGAGCTGCTGTTGCTTCAATAAAATAA
- a CDS encoding GGGtGRT protein, producing the protein MVNFEGYGRRIDTINKCLAEYGFSSLEEVKELCTSKGIDVEGIVKGVQPIAFENAVWAYTLGCGIALKKGIKTAAEAAEAIGLGLQAFCIPGSVADSRKVGIGHGNLAAMLLREETKCFAFLAGHESFAAAEGAIGIARTANKVRKEPLKVILNGLGKDAALIISRINGFTYVETDYDFATDTLKIVRSKAYSDGEKSKVKCYGANDVLEGVAIMKQESVDVSITGNSTNPTRFQHLVAGTYKKWAIENGKKYFSVASGGGTGRTLHPDNVAAGPASYGLTDSMGRMHGDAQFAGSSSVPAHVEMMGLIGAGNNPMVGMTVAIAVAIEENSK; encoded by the coding sequence GTGGTTAATTTCGAAGGTTATGGAAGAAGAATTGATACAATAAATAAGTGTTTAGCTGAATACGGCTTTAGCAGCTTAGAGGAAGTTAAAGAACTATGTACATCAAAGGGTATAGATGTTGAAGGTATTGTTAAAGGAGTACAACCAATAGCATTTGAAAATGCAGTATGGGCTTATACATTAGGATGCGGTATTGCACTTAAGAAGGGAATAAAAACTGCAGCAGAAGCAGCAGAAGCTATAGGACTTGGCTTACAAGCTTTCTGTATTCCTGGATCAGTTGCTGATTCAAGAAAAGTTGGTATAGGACATGGAAATCTTGCAGCAATGTTATTAAGAGAAGAAACTAAATGTTTCGCTTTCCTTGCAGGACATGAATCATTTGCTGCTGCTGAAGGTGCTATAGGTATAGCAAGAACAGCTAACAAGGTTAGAAAAGAACCTTTAAAGGTTATATTAAACGGACTTGGTAAAGATGCTGCATTAATTATTTCAAGAATTAATGGCTTTACATATGTTGAAACTGATTATGATTTTGCAACTGACACTTTAAAGATTGTTAGATCAAAAGCATACTCAGACGGAGAAAAGTCTAAAGTTAAATGCTATGGAGCTAATGATGTTCTTGAAGGCGTTGCAATAATGAAGCAAGAAAGTGTTGACGTTTCTATCACAGGTAACTCAACTAACCCAACAAGATTCCAGCACTTAGTTGCAGGTACATATAAGAAATGGGCTATTGAAAATGGTAAGAAATACTTCTCTGTTGCTTCTGGTGGAGGAACAGGAAGAACATTGCATCCAGATAATGTTGCTGCTGGTCCTGCTTCATACGGTTTAACAGATTCAATGGGTAGAATGCACGGAGATGCTCAGTTCGCTGGTTCATCTTCAGTTCCTGCTCACGTTGAAATGATGGGTCTTATCGGAGCTGGTAACAACCCAATGGTAGGTATGACAGTTGCCATTGCAGTTGCTATTGAAGAAAATTCAAAGTAA
- a CDS encoding GntR family transcriptional regulator: MSNHKYTELANKLREAIKTGVYIEGQKLPSENQLAIKTGYSRQTVRQAISVLEKEGLTSRIQGSGTYVKGVRLHREPTHNIAVVTTYIGEYIFPAILKGIDQVLAENGYTSMLSATRNRVDNERKVLMDLLNKPIDGLIVEGTKTALPNPNIDLYEQFGRLGIPVVFINGYYPKLKNIIYVVADDRCGGKMACEILLKKGHKRIAGIFKSDDIQGHRRYAGYAEALFKAELSVDDDNVMWYTTENRDSIIAGTILQVLSGCTAVVCYNDEVAYQVLKELQQQKSEIIQSIEIVSFDNSIIAKFSSTPYISLSNPKEKIGYLAASKMINILKNEKERSVVLPWSIE; the protein is encoded by the coding sequence ATGAGCAATCATAAATATACCGAGCTTGCGAATAAGCTTCGTGAAGCAATAAAAACAGGCGTTTACATTGAGGGTCAGAAGCTGCCAAGTGAAAATCAATTGGCTATAAAAACAGGCTACAGCAGGCAAACAGTACGTCAGGCAATAAGTGTCCTGGAAAAAGAAGGGCTCACAAGCCGGATACAAGGAAGCGGCACATATGTTAAAGGTGTGAGACTACACAGAGAGCCTACTCATAATATCGCTGTTGTGACAACATATATTGGAGAATATATTTTTCCTGCAATTTTAAAAGGCATTGATCAGGTGCTTGCGGAAAATGGATATACTTCTATGCTTTCTGCCACTCGTAATCGTGTAGACAATGAACGTAAAGTGCTGATGGATTTACTCAATAAACCAATAGATGGTTTGATTGTAGAAGGCACTAAGACTGCTTTGCCAAATCCTAATATTGACTTATATGAACAGTTTGGGAGACTTGGAATTCCAGTAGTATTTATAAATGGCTATTACCCAAAGCTAAAAAATATCATATATGTAGTTGCTGATGACAGATGTGGCGGAAAAATGGCATGTGAAATTCTTTTGAAAAAAGGTCATAAGCGTATTGCAGGAATATTTAAAAGCGATGATATTCAGGGACACCGCCGATATGCAGGATATGCTGAGGCATTATTTAAAGCAGAACTGTCGGTAGATGATGATAATGTTATGTGGTATACTACTGAAAATCGGGATAGCATTATTGCAGGTACTATTTTGCAAGTTCTTTCGGGTTGCACAGCAGTTGTGTGCTATAATGACGAGGTGGCATATCAAGTTTTAAAAGAACTTCAGCAACAAAAATCTGAAATTATACAGTCTATTGAAATAGTTAGCTTTGATAACAGCATAATAGCAAAGTTTTCATCAACACCATATATATCATTGTCGAATCCTAAAGAAAAAATTGGGTACCTTGCTGCATCTAAAATGATTAATATTCTGAAAAATGAAAAGGAAAGGTCTGTAGTACTGCCTTGGAGTATAGAATAA
- a CDS encoding iron-sulfur cluster assembly scaffold protein, protein MNYSHEVENMCVVKKGPNHGPAPIPEEGKWVKVKEVKDISGLSHGVGWCAPQQGTCKLTLNVKNGIIEESLVETIGCSGMTHSAAMAAEILPGKTLLEALNTDLVCDAINVAMREIFLQIVYGRTQSAFSEDGLVIGAGLEDLGKGLRSQVGTMFSTKAKGVRYLEMAEGYVLSIGLDADGEVIGYKFVHLGKMMEAIKKGVDPKEAYEKNIGTYGRYADAVKTIDPREE, encoded by the coding sequence ATGAATTACTCACATGAAGTTGAAAATATGTGTGTTGTAAAAAAAGGTCCAAATCATGGTCCTGCTCCAATACCTGAAGAAGGTAAATGGGTTAAAGTTAAAGAAGTTAAAGATATTTCTGGTTTGTCACATGGTGTGGGCTGGTGTGCACCACAGCAGGGAACTTGTAAGCTAACTCTAAATGTTAAAAATGGTATTATAGAGGAATCTTTAGTTGAGACAATAGGATGCTCAGGTATGACTCACTCAGCTGCTATGGCTGCTGAAATATTACCAGGCAAGACTTTACTTGAAGCTTTAAATACAGACTTAGTTTGTGATGCTATTAACGTTGCTATGAGAGAGATATTCCTCCAGATAGTATACGGAAGAACACAGTCTGCTTTTTCAGAAGATGGTCTTGTAATAGGTGCTGGACTTGAAGACTTAGGTAAAGGATTACGTTCACAGGTTGGAACAATGTTCTCAACTAAGGCAAAGGGTGTTAGATATCTAGAAATGGCTGAAGGTTATGTTCTCAGTATCGGACTTGATGCAGATGGTGAAGTTATTGGATATAAGTTTGTACACCTTGGAAAGATGATGGAAGCTATTAAAAAGGGTGTTGATCCAAAAGAAGCTTACGAAAAGAATATCGGTACATATGGAAGATATGCTGACGCAGTAAAAACAATAGATCCAAGAGAAGAATAA
- the tuf gene encoding elongation factor Tu: protein MGKAKFERSKPHVNIGTIGHVDHGKTSLTAAITKVLGMLGRAEVKDYGSIDSAPEERERGITINTAHVEYETETRHYAHVDCPGHADYVKNMITGAAQMDGAILVVSAADGPMPQTREHILLSGQVGVPYIVVFLNKCDMVDDEELIELVEMEVRELLSSYDFPGDDTPIIRGSALVALESNSTDPHAPEYAPILKLMDEVDKYIPTPERAVDKPFLMPVEDVFSITGRGTVATGRVESGVVKVGDEVEIVGLMDESRKTVVTGVEMFRKLLDQAQAGDNIGALLRGIQRNEIERGQVLAKVGSIKPHTYYEGQVYVLTQAEGGRHKPFFNGYRPQFYFRTTDVTGVIEIPEGTEMVMPGDHITMKVKLITPIAMAEGLKFAIREGGRTVGAGNVSKIIE, encoded by the coding sequence ATGGGTAAGGCTAAATTTGAAAGATCAAAACCACACGTTAATATTGGAACAATTGGTCACGTTGACCATGGTAAGACTTCTTTAACTGCTGCTATAACTAAAGTATTAGGAATGTTGGGAAGAGCTGAAGTAAAAGATTACGGCTCAATTGACTCAGCTCCAGAAGAAAGAGAAAGAGGTATCACAATCAATACTGCTCACGTTGAGTATGAAACTGAAACTAGACACTACGCTCACGTTGACTGCCCAGGCCATGCCGACTATGTTAAGAACATGATCACTGGTGCTGCTCAGATGGACGGTGCTATATTAGTTGTTTCTGCTGCTGATGGTCCAATGCCTCAGACTAGAGAACACATTCTTCTATCAGGACAGGTTGGTGTTCCTTATATAGTAGTATTCTTAAACAAATGCGATATGGTTGATGATGAAGAACTTATCGAATTAGTTGAAATGGAAGTTAGAGAATTATTAAGTTCATACGACTTCCCAGGTGATGATACTCCAATAATAAGAGGATCAGCTCTTGTAGCATTAGAATCAAATTCAACAGATCCTCACGCTCCAGAATATGCTCCAATCTTGAAGCTTATGGATGAAGTTGACAAATATATCCCAACTCCAGAGAGAGCAGTTGACAAGCCATTCTTAATGCCTGTCGAGGACGTATTCTCAATCACAGGTCGTGGTACTGTTGCTACTGGTAGAGTTGAAAGTGGTGTTGTTAAGGTTGGAGATGAAGTTGAAATCGTTGGTTTGATGGACGAATCAAGAAAAACAGTTGTAACTGGTGTTGAAATGTTTAGAAAGCTTCTTGATCAAGCACAAGCTGGTGATAACATCGGTGCTCTATTAAGAGGTATTCAGAGAAATGAAATCGAAAGAGGACAGGTTCTTGCTAAGGTTGGATCAATCAAACCTCACACATACTATGAAGGACAGGTTTACGTTTTAACTCAAGCAGAAGGTGGAAGACATAAGCCATTCTTCAATGGTTACAGACCACAGTTCTATTTCAGAACTACTGACGTTACAGGTGTTATCGAGATTCCAGAAGGAACTGAAATGGTTATGCCTGGTGACCACATCACTATGAAGGTTAAGTTAATCACTCCTATCGCTATGGCTGAAGGACTTAAGTTCGCTATTCGTGAAGGTGGAAGAACAGTTGGTGCTGGTAACGTTTCAAAGATTATTGAATAA